Below is a window of Herminiimonas arsenicoxydans DNA.
AAGAGTCAATTGATGCTATTGAAATTCATTATATTTCGGGACGATGTATGGAATTGACGGAAGTGAAATTCTGGGAAGACTATTGGGCTAACTGCAAGCTTCCCAGTACTGCGGACATGACTTTCTCTTTTGATCGATGTCTGGCGGATGCATTAAAGAAGCATATGCCACATGTTCAAGGAGATGTTTTTGAGGTGGGTTGTGCGCCGGGTAAATGGCTGGCGTTCATGGCTAAAGAGTTCCCCCTCATCCCTAGTGGAATCGAATATTCTGAAGCAGGAATGCAAGCTACTTTGGAGAATTTCAAGATCCTTGATCTTGCCGCGGGTTCAATTCTGACAGGAGATTTTTTTCAGACTCAGCCCGACCGGAAATTCGATGTAGTGATGTCGTTTGGCTTCATTGAACATTTCGATAACGTGGATGATGTAGTTGAATTGCACCTTGGTTGGCTGAAACCAGGAGGGACCTTGATTCTTGGGGTGCCTAATTTTTGCGGTATAAATTCTT
It encodes the following:
- a CDS encoding Conserved hypothetical protein, putative S-adenosyl-L-methionine-dependent methyltransferase (Evidence 4 : Homologs of previously reported genes of unknown function), which produces MELTEVKFWEDYWANCKLPSTADMTFSFDRCLADALKKHMPHVQGDVFEVGCAPGKWLAFMAKEFPLIPSGIEYSEAGMQATLENFKILDLAAGSILTGDFFQTQPDRKFDVVMSFGFIEHFDNVDDVVELHLGWLKPGGTLILGVPNFCGINSYIQNVLDPEILDKHNLKIMNLGYFQSLAKRFNLKPVFLDYIGSFEPSLPIAKHRFGNPMQFIVKSFLWFAHRIRRIKKLDHLNHQFFSSYILAIYKKSELN